The Pangasianodon hypophthalmus isolate fPanHyp1 chromosome 2, fPanHyp1.pri, whole genome shotgun sequence genome window below encodes:
- the atg4c gene encoding cysteine protease ATG4C isoform X2 — MEIKGNDEVEKIKSKFMSAWNNVKYSWMLKTKTSFSRNSAVFLLGKCYHFKEDDDDSPTESCSTDLFDNNAVMGNVDGFRRDFASRIWLTYRDDFATLPESTITTDCGWGCTLRAGQMMLSQALSLHFLGRDWTWPDALTLEPLDTETWTSSAARKLVASLEASFQGDRPRVPEPVCQPQCGAEEADAHLKEVYHRTIVSWFGDTLSAQLGVHRLVHLGMTSGKRAGDWYGPGIVAHILRKAVEEATDPKLRGVTVYVAQDCTVYSADVIESHSARVDTHRAPEGAVTDNRAVIILIPVRLGGEKINPEYFNFVKAILSLEYCIGIIGGKPKQAYYFVGFQDDSMIYMDPHYCQSFVDVSTSNFPLQSYHCPSPKKMPFIKMDPSCTIGFYSKSVQDYEKISTELSKGLV, encoded by the exons ATGGAGATTAAAGGGAACGACGAGGTGGAGAAAATAAAGTCTAAGTTCATGTCAGCATGGAACAATGTCAAATACA GTTGGATGCTGAAAACAAAGACTTCCTTTAGTCGCAATTCTGCAGTCTTCCTGCTGGGGAAATGTTATCACTTCAAGGAAGATG ATGACGACAGTCCTACAGAAAGCTGCAGCACAGACTTATTTGACAATAATGCTGTCATGGGCAATGTGGACGGATTTCGGAGGGATTTTGCTTCCCGGATCTGGCTCACTTATCGGGATGATTTCGCCACGCTGCCGGAATCAACCATCACCACAGACTGTGGTTGGGGCTGCACTCTCAGAGCCGGGCAGATGATGCTGTCCCAGGCACTTTCACTGCATTTTTTGGGTAGAG ACTGGACCTGGCCTGATGCACTGACCTTGGAGCCTCTGGACACTGAGACATGGACGAGCAGCGCAGCACGAAAGCTGGTCGCCTCATTAGAAGCTTCATTCCAGGGAGACAGGCCGAGAGTCCCAGAGCCTGTATGCCAACCCCAGTGTGGGGCAGAAGAGGCCGACGCCCACCTGAAAGAGGTGTACCACCGCACTATTGTGTCCTGGTTTGGAGACACTCTCTCTGCCCAGCTCGGGGTCCACAGGCTGGTCCATCTGGGTATGACCTCAGGGAAAAGAGCAGGAGATTGGTATGGCCCTGGAATAGTGGCACACATTCTCAG gaaaGCTGTGGAAGAGGCTACAGATCCAAAACTGCGAGGCGTGACTGTTTATGTGGCACAAGACTGCACAG TGTACAGCGCTGATGTTATTGAGAGTCACTCAGCGCGGGTGGACACACACAGGGCCCCTGAAGGAGCGGTCACTGACAACAGAGCCGTCATCATTCTCATCCCTGTCAGACTGGGGGGAGAGAAGATTAACCCTGAATACTTCAACTTTGTCAAG GCCATCCTGAGCTTGGAATATTGTATCGGGATCATTGGAGGGAAACCCAAACAGGCCTACTACTTCGTTGGATTTCAAG ATGACAGCATGATTTACATGGACCCTCATTACTGTCAGTCTTTTGTGGATGTCAGCACAAGCAATTTTCCTCTGCAG tcaTATCATTGTCCATCACCAAAGAAGATGCCTTTCATTAAAATGGACCCAAGCTGCACTATTGGGTTCTACTCCAAAAGTGTTCAAGATTATGAAAAAATTAGCACTGAGTTGTCAAAG ggacttgtatga